A region from the Nocardia terpenica genome encodes:
- a CDS encoding sugar O-acetyltransferase, whose amino-acid sequence MDTHKQRMLRGELYLDSDPELVAERRHCRRLLDRFNATRSGQDAQRRAILAELLGGIGAGSWIMPRFQCDYGSLIRLGRNSFLNYDAIVMDCAPVVIGDDVSIGPRAQLLTALHPMHDHQLRRQRWETAAPITIGDNAWLGGGVIVCPGVEIGANAVIGAGSVVTREVPARVFAAGNPCRVLREL is encoded by the coding sequence ATGGACACGCACAAGCAACGCATGCTGCGCGGGGAACTCTACCTCGACAGTGATCCGGAGTTGGTGGCCGAGCGGCGGCACTGTCGGCGGTTGCTGGACCGGTTCAACGCGACCCGGTCGGGGCAGGATGCGCAGCGGCGGGCGATTCTCGCGGAGCTGCTGGGCGGGATCGGGGCGGGGTCGTGGATCATGCCGCGGTTCCAGTGCGATTACGGGTCGCTGATCCGGCTGGGCCGCAACAGTTTCCTCAACTACGACGCGATCGTGATGGATTGCGCGCCGGTGGTGATCGGCGACGACGTGTCCATCGGCCCGCGCGCGCAACTGCTGACCGCGCTGCATCCGATGCACGATCACCAGCTGCGCCGCCAGCGGTGGGAGACCGCGGCCCCCATCACGATCGGCGACAACGCGTGGCTGGGCGGCGGGGTGATCGTGTGCCCGGGGGTGGAGATCGGCGCGAACGCGGTGATCGGCGCGGGCAGTGTGGTCACCCGGGAGGTGCCCGCGCGGGTGTTCGCGGCGGGCAATCCGTGCCGGGTCCTGCGCGAGCTGTAA
- the narJ gene encoding nitrate reductase molybdenum cofactor assembly chaperone — translation MLSILLNYPDERVLSQRDAITAALPHLGAGPARAAVAGFLGWLDAAAPAAAAETYVTTFDLARRRSLHLTYYRYGDTRARGMALLTLKHLYRRAGHHAPDSELPDFLPLILEFTVMDPAAGHDILSRCRDGLELLTDALHDIDSPYAPLLDTVRDTLPALPAAERKRLRALAADGPPREDVGLEPFAPPEYLTGSPR, via the coding sequence ATGCTGTCGATCCTGCTGAACTACCCCGACGAGCGGGTGCTGTCCCAGCGCGACGCCATCACCGCCGCCCTGCCCCACCTGGGCGCGGGTCCCGCCCGCGCCGCGGTCGCCGGATTCCTCGGCTGGCTCGACGCCGCCGCCCCCGCCGCGGCCGCCGAAACCTACGTCACCACCTTCGATCTCGCGCGCCGGCGCAGCCTGCACCTCACCTACTACCGCTACGGCGACACCCGCGCCCGCGGCATGGCGCTGCTGACCCTCAAACACCTCTACCGCCGCGCCGGGCACCACGCGCCCGACTCCGAACTGCCCGACTTCCTGCCGCTCATCCTGGAATTCACCGTCATGGACCCCGCCGCCGGCCACGACATCCTCTCCCGCTGCCGCGACGGCCTGGAACTGCTCACCGACGCCCTGCACGACATCGACAGCCCCTACGCGCCGCTGCTGGACACCGTCCGCGACACCCTGCCCGCCCTGCCCGCCGCCGAACGGAAACGACTGCGCGCCTTGGCCGCCGACGGCCCACCCCGCGAAGACGTCGGGCTCGAACCGTTCGCGCCGCCGGAGTATCTCACCGGGAGCCCGCGATGA
- a CDS encoding patatin-like phospholipase family protein: MADAVAGTGCGLALVLGGGGPVGLSWMTGLMVGLRAAGIDAAAADRFVGTSAGAVVGAVLAAGDDPARILTARPADSAAYQVDWELVGSIFAVLAQPGDPVQARRRAGQLALTAETGAPHEHVARMTALVGATAWPQRELLITAVDVGTGELQVWTRSGAASLGQALASSTAVPGVFAPIPVAGHAYFDGGTRSPVNADLAAGAQVVVIVEPLAHLFARIPSDRDLGAATVISVVPDAESVAAFGPDVFDPAALAPAYAAGVRQGPAAAEQLRGVWPTR, translated from the coding sequence ATGGCTGATGCTGTCGCGGGCACCGGTTGTGGTCTGGCTTTGGTGCTGGGCGGCGGTGGCCCGGTGGGTTTGTCCTGGATGACCGGGTTGATGGTGGGGTTGCGGGCGGCGGGGATCGATGCGGCGGCCGCGGACCGGTTCGTCGGCACCTCGGCCGGTGCGGTGGTGGGCGCGGTGCTGGCCGCCGGTGACGATCCGGCCCGGATCCTGACCGCGCGGCCCGCGGATTCCGCGGCGTACCAGGTGGATTGGGAGCTGGTGGGGTCGATCTTCGCGGTCCTGGCGCAGCCCGGCGATCCGGTGCAGGCCCGCCGCCGCGCCGGGCAGCTGGCGCTGACGGCGGAAACCGGTGCGCCGCACGAGCATGTGGCCCGGATGACCGCCCTGGTCGGGGCCACGGCGTGGCCGCAGCGGGAACTGCTGATCACCGCGGTGGATGTCGGCACCGGGGAGCTGCAGGTGTGGACGCGGTCGGGGGCGGCGTCGCTGGGGCAGGCGCTGGCGTCGAGTACGGCGGTGCCGGGGGTGTTTGCGCCGATCCCGGTGGCCGGGCACGCCTATTTCGACGGCGGCACCCGCTCCCCGGTGAACGCGGACCTGGCGGCGGGCGCGCAGGTCGTCGTGATCGTCGAACCCCTCGCGCACTTGTTCGCCCGTATTCCCAGCGACCGCGATCTGGGTGCGGCCACGGTGATTTCGGTGGTTCCCGACGCGGAGTCGGTGGCGGCGTTCGGCCCGGACGTGTTCGATCCCGCCGCTCTGGCTCCCGCCTATGCGGCGGGTGTGCGGCAGGGCCCGGCGGCGGCCGAGCAGCTGCGCGGGGTGTGGCCGACCCGCTGA
- a CDS encoding nitrate reductase subunit alpha — MSSDRTIRAAESARDAAEAVLRAAQFFFPGHPSPDGRVLYRDDARPAEEFYRERWRHDREIRSTHGVNCTGSCSWKVHVKDGIITWETQATDYPSTGPDTPEYEPRGCPRGASFSWYTYSPARVRYPYVRGVLLDAWRAAKARHRDPVHAWAALVADEPTATAYKRARGRGGFVRSSWPEVLELIAAAHVHTIGRWGPDRIVGFSPIPAMSMVSYAAGTRFLSLIGATISSFYDWYSDLPIASPQVFGDQTDVPESGDWWNAAYLILWGTNLPITRTPDAHFMTEARYRGQKVVVVSPDYSDHTKFADEWLPAAPGTDAALAMAMGHVILTEFHRDRPVPYFRRYASTYTDLPFLITLTDRDGDHLPAKFLTAADLGDTDPAAAFKTVVLDEDSGEPAVPGGSLGFRWAGEAGRWNLRLGGLRPALSLHGRPGAGAVTVALPRFDRADTDRDAAILRRAVPALRIGDHLVTTVFDLVMAQYGVARAGLPGDWPTGYDDATVPYTPAWQEAITGVPAAAATRVAREFARTAERSGGRAMIAMGAGTNHWFHSDQIYRTFLALLHLCGCQGVNGGGWAHYVGQEKVRPLTGWSHLAFAYDWCQPTRHMAGTPLWWLATGQWRYEGFAADVFTSPLAAGTLTGATVPDCHALAARLGWMPSHPTFDRNPLDLCGDADAAGVPVADHIVDQLSRGALRFAAEDPDAPHNYPRVLTVWRANLFASSMKGHEYLLRHLLGTDDEVTAPETPPALRPTGVRWRTPAPVGKLDLSVAIDFRMTSTCLYSDIVLPAATWYEKHDLSSTDMHPFVHSFSPAIAPPWQTRTDFTIFADLAAHFSALAATHLGVRRDVVATPLAHDTPDELAQPHGRVRDWRRGDCDPIPGVTMPTLTVVERDYGAVAQKMAAIGPLLDTAGTTTKGLTWIPDTEIDYLRRHNGVARHGVAAGRPSIARDDQFCEAILALSATTNGRLAVEGFRALERQTGTALADLAEERAGDRITFADTKVQPRAVITSPEWSGSETGGRRYSAFTINVERLKPWHTLTGRQHFFLDHDWIHEFGEALPIYRPPLNLLAHVGAPEHDGRPEIVVRYLTPHSKWSIHSTYQDNLHMLTLFRGGPTLWISPADAAAIGAADNDWIEAHNRNGIVVCRAVVSHRMPTGTVFLYHTTDRQVNVPRTEHTGRRGGNDNSLTRIMIKPTHLIGGYAQFCYGFNYHGPTGPQRDELTVLRRRSQEVDYR, encoded by the coding sequence ATGAGCTCCGACCGCACCATCCGCGCCGCGGAATCCGCGCGCGACGCCGCCGAGGCCGTGCTGCGCGCCGCGCAGTTCTTCTTTCCCGGCCACCCCTCACCCGACGGGCGCGTCCTCTACCGCGACGACGCCCGCCCCGCCGAGGAGTTCTACCGCGAACGCTGGCGCCACGACCGCGAGATCCGCTCCACCCACGGCGTCAACTGCACCGGCTCGTGCTCGTGGAAGGTGCATGTCAAAGACGGCATCATCACCTGGGAAACCCAGGCCACCGACTACCCCTCCACCGGGCCCGACACCCCCGAATACGAGCCGCGCGGCTGCCCCCGTGGCGCCTCGTTCTCCTGGTACACCTACTCCCCGGCCCGGGTGCGCTACCCGTACGTGCGCGGGGTGCTGCTCGACGCGTGGCGCGCGGCCAAGGCCCGCCACCGCGACCCGGTGCACGCCTGGGCCGCCCTGGTCGCCGACGAACCGACCGCCACCGCCTACAAACGCGCCCGCGGCCGCGGCGGATTCGTGCGCTCCAGCTGGCCGGAGGTACTGGAATTGATCGCCGCCGCGCACGTGCACACCATCGGCCGCTGGGGCCCCGACCGTATTGTCGGTTTTTCCCCTATTCCGGCGATGTCGATGGTGTCCTACGCCGCCGGAACGCGTTTCCTGTCGCTGATCGGGGCGACGATTTCCTCGTTCTACGACTGGTACTCCGACCTCCCCATCGCCTCCCCTCAGGTATTCGGCGATCAAACCGACGTCCCGGAATCCGGTGATTGGTGGAATGCGGCCTATCTCATCCTGTGGGGCACCAATCTGCCGATAACTCGCACCCCCGACGCGCATTTCATGACCGAGGCCCGATACCGCGGCCAGAAGGTCGTGGTCGTTTCGCCGGATTATTCCGATCACACGAAATTCGCCGACGAATGGCTGCCCGCCGCCCCCGGCACCGACGCCGCCCTGGCGATGGCCATGGGGCACGTCATCCTCACCGAGTTCCACCGCGACCGGCCGGTGCCGTATTTCCGCCGCTACGCCAGCACCTACACCGACCTGCCGTTCCTGATCACCCTCACCGACCGCGACGGCGACCACCTGCCCGCCAAATTCCTCACCGCCGCCGACCTCGGCGACACCGACCCCGCCGCCGCCTTCAAAACCGTGGTGCTGGACGAGGATTCGGGCGAACCGGCGGTGCCGGGCGGGTCGCTGGGGTTCCGCTGGGCGGGGGAGGCGGGCCGGTGGAATCTGCGGCTGGGCGGGCTGCGCCCGGCGCTGTCGCTGCACGGGCGCCCCGGCGCGGGCGCGGTCACCGTCGCCCTGCCCCGCTTCGACCGCGCCGATACCGACCGCGACGCGGCGATCCTGCGCCGCGCCGTGCCCGCGCTCCGGATCGGCGACCACCTGGTGACCACGGTCTTCGACCTGGTCATGGCGCAATACGGGGTCGCGCGCGCCGGGCTGCCCGGCGACTGGCCCACCGGCTACGACGACGCCACCGTCCCCTACACCCCCGCCTGGCAGGAGGCGATCACCGGCGTCCCCGCCGCCGCGGCGACCCGGGTGGCGCGCGAATTCGCCCGCACCGCCGAACGCAGCGGCGGGCGCGCCATGATCGCGATGGGCGCGGGCACCAACCACTGGTTCCACTCCGACCAGATCTACCGCACCTTCCTGGCGCTGCTGCACCTGTGCGGCTGCCAGGGCGTCAACGGCGGCGGCTGGGCCCACTACGTCGGACAAGAGAAGGTGCGCCCGCTGACCGGCTGGTCGCATCTGGCGTTCGCCTACGACTGGTGTCAGCCCACCCGGCACATGGCCGGTACCCCGCTGTGGTGGCTGGCCACCGGGCAATGGCGCTACGAAGGTTTCGCCGCCGACGTGTTCACCAGCCCGCTCGCCGCCGGAACCCTCACCGGCGCCACCGTTCCCGACTGCCACGCCCTCGCCGCCCGGCTGGGCTGGATGCCCTCGCACCCCACCTTCGACCGCAACCCCCTGGACCTGTGCGGCGACGCCGACGCCGCCGGGGTCCCCGTCGCCGACCACATCGTCGACCAACTGTCCCGCGGCGCGCTGCGATTCGCCGCCGAGGACCCCGACGCGCCGCACAACTACCCGCGCGTGCTCACCGTGTGGCGGGCCAACCTGTTCGCCTCCTCCATGAAGGGCCACGAATACCTGCTGCGGCACCTGCTCGGCACCGACGACGAGGTCACCGCCCCCGAAACCCCGCCCGCGCTGCGGCCCACCGGCGTGCGATGGCGCACGCCGGCACCGGTCGGCAAACTCGACCTGTCGGTGGCCATCGACTTCCGCATGACCAGCACCTGCCTGTACTCCGACATCGTGCTGCCCGCCGCCACCTGGTACGAGAAACACGACCTGTCCTCCACCGACATGCACCCGTTCGTGCACTCGTTCAGCCCCGCCATCGCACCCCCGTGGCAGACCCGCACCGACTTCACCATCTTCGCCGACCTGGCCGCCCACTTCTCCGCGCTGGCCGCCACCCACCTCGGCGTGCGCCGCGACGTCGTCGCCACCCCGCTGGCCCACGACACCCCCGACGAACTCGCCCAGCCCCACGGCCGCGTCCGCGACTGGCGCCGCGGCGACTGCGACCCGATCCCGGGCGTCACCATGCCGACACTCACCGTGGTGGAACGCGATTACGGGGCGGTCGCGCAGAAGATGGCCGCGATCGGGCCGCTGCTGGACACCGCGGGCACCACCACCAAGGGCCTCACCTGGATCCCCGACACCGAGATCGACTACCTGCGCCGCCACAACGGCGTCGCCCGCCACGGCGTCGCCGCCGGGCGCCCCTCCATCGCCCGCGACGACCAGTTCTGCGAGGCCATCCTCGCCCTGTCCGCCACCACCAACGGCCGCCTGGCCGTCGAGGGGTTCCGGGCCCTGGAACGGCAGACCGGGACGGCGCTGGCCGACCTCGCCGAGGAACGCGCCGGCGACCGGATCACCTTCGCCGACACCAAGGTTCAGCCCCGCGCCGTCATCACCTCCCCCGAATGGTCGGGCAGCGAGACCGGCGGCCGCCGCTACTCGGCGTTCACCATCAACGTCGAACGCCTCAAACCCTGGCACACCCTCACCGGCCGCCAGCACTTCTTCCTCGACCACGACTGGATCCACGAATTCGGCGAAGCCCTGCCCATCTACCGGCCGCCGCTGAACCTGCTGGCCCACGTCGGGGCGCCCGAGCACGACGGCCGCCCCGAGATCGTGGTCCGCTACCTGACCCCGCACTCGAAATGGTCCATCCACTCCACCTACCAGGACAACCTGCACATGCTGACCCTGTTCCGCGGCGGCCCCACCCTCTGGATCAGCCCCGCCGACGCGGCCGCGATCGGCGCCGCTGACAACGACTGGATCGAGGCACACAACCGCAACGGCATCGTGGTGTGCCGGGCCGTGGTCTCCCACCGCATGCCCACCGGCACGGTGTTCCTGTATCACACCACCGACCGGCAGGTGAACGTGCCGCGCACCGAACACACCGGCCGCCGCGGCGGCAACGACAACTCCCTGACCCGGATCATGATCAAACCCACGCATCTGATCGGCGGCTACGCCCAATTCTGTTACGGCTTCAACTATCACGGCCCCACCGGGCCCCAACGCGACGAGCTCACCGTGCTGCGGCGGCGCTCCCAGGAGGTGGACTACCGATGA
- the narI gene encoding respiratory nitrate reductase subunit gamma produces the protein MSAAQLWWWVILPYLALTTFVVGHIWRWRHDQFGWTSRSSQLQEGKLLRWGGPMFHYATFAAIGGHVVGILIPESFTRALGIPEPVYRWFSAGAGTVAVFGILGGVGILAYRRLTVARIRAATSALDWVAFTLLGLIIVLGMIPTVAVNLLGAGYDYRESVALWFRGLLTGDPDVAAIAHAPMLYQVHATAAWAILALWPFTRLVHAWSYPLWYLWRPYILYRHRPGTRPTEPGTGGRRWQRIGTRN, from the coding sequence ATGAGCGCCGCGCAACTGTGGTGGTGGGTCATCCTGCCCTACCTGGCGCTGACCACTTTCGTCGTCGGCCACATCTGGCGGTGGCGCCACGACCAATTCGGGTGGACCAGCCGCTCGAGCCAACTGCAGGAAGGCAAACTGCTGCGCTGGGGCGGGCCGATGTTCCACTACGCCACCTTCGCCGCGATCGGCGGCCACGTCGTCGGCATCCTGATCCCCGAATCGTTCACCCGCGCCCTCGGCATCCCCGAACCCGTCTACCGCTGGTTCTCCGCCGGCGCGGGCACCGTCGCCGTGTTCGGAATCCTCGGCGGCGTCGGCATTCTCGCCTACCGGCGGCTCACCGTGGCGCGCATCCGCGCCGCCACCAGCGCCCTGGACTGGGTCGCGTTCACCCTGCTCGGGCTCATCATCGTGCTCGGGATGATCCCCACCGTCGCGGTCAACCTGCTCGGCGCGGGCTACGACTACCGCGAAAGCGTCGCCCTCTGGTTCCGCGGACTGCTCACCGGCGACCCCGACGTCGCCGCCATCGCGCACGCACCGATGCTGTATCAGGTGCACGCCACCGCCGCCTGGGCCATCCTGGCGCTGTGGCCGTTCACCCGCCTCGTCCACGCCTGGAGCTACCCGCTGTGGTACCTGTGGCGGCCCTACATCCTCTACCGCCACCGCCCCGGCACCCGCCCCACCGAACCCGGCACCGGCGGCCGCCGCTGGCAACGCATCGGCACCAGAAACTGA
- the narH gene encoding nitrate reductase subunit beta — MKVMAQIAMVMNLDKCLGCHTCSVTCKQTWTNRPGSEYAWFNNVETKPGSGYPHRYEDQTRWRGGWTLDRRGRLKLRAGGRIHKLLNLFHNPDLPALDDYYEPWTYDYEQLTTAPLSDTAPTAAPRSQLTGRRLPPRRGPNWDDDLAGSPVHAAADPNLDALADRVRLDFEHAFMFYLPRICEHCLNPSCVASCPSGAMYKRVEDGIVLVDQNRCRGWRFCVSGCPYKKVYFNHHTGKAEKCTFCYPRIENGQPTICSETCVGRLRHLGVVLYDADAVTAAASVPDDTGLYPAQLSVFLDPHDPAVAAQAERDGIAADWLDAARRSPVYALIARYRVALPLHPEFRTLPMVWYIPPLSPVVDAAHAAGRHGDNPDDVFATIDELRIPLEYLASLFTAGDTVPVARSLRVLTVLREHMRRTQFGEPGDDRAAAAVGLTATDLDDLYRILAIAKYDERYVIPRVHAEDSGGHLAQHCPVGYPDTTHPDTTGHNGAGQFRDTDGRLRFNLLGWNGSTPATPRTRSCCTRCCRSC; from the coding sequence ATGAAGGTCATGGCACAGATCGCGATGGTGATGAACCTGGACAAATGCCTGGGCTGCCACACCTGCTCGGTCACCTGCAAACAAACCTGGACCAACCGGCCCGGCAGCGAATACGCCTGGTTCAACAACGTCGAAACCAAACCCGGCAGCGGCTACCCGCACCGCTACGAAGACCAGACCCGCTGGCGCGGCGGCTGGACACTGGACCGCCGCGGCCGACTGAAACTGCGCGCCGGCGGGCGAATCCACAAGCTGCTCAACCTGTTCCACAACCCCGACCTGCCCGCACTCGACGACTACTACGAGCCCTGGACCTACGACTACGAGCAGCTGACCACCGCCCCCCTGTCCGACACCGCCCCCACCGCCGCCCCCCGCTCCCAGCTCACCGGCCGCCGCCTGCCGCCGCGGCGCGGCCCCAACTGGGACGACGACCTCGCCGGATCCCCCGTCCACGCCGCCGCCGACCCCAACCTGGACGCCCTCGCCGACCGGGTGCGCCTGGACTTCGAGCACGCGTTCATGTTCTACCTGCCCCGCATCTGCGAACACTGCCTCAACCCCTCCTGCGTCGCGTCCTGCCCGTCGGGGGCGATGTACAAGCGGGTCGAGGACGGCATCGTGCTCGTCGACCAGAACCGCTGCCGCGGCTGGCGATTCTGCGTCTCCGGCTGCCCCTACAAGAAGGTGTATTTCAACCACCACACCGGCAAGGCCGAGAAATGCACCTTCTGCTACCCGCGCATCGAGAACGGCCAGCCCACCATCTGCTCGGAAACCTGCGTCGGCCGACTGCGCCACCTCGGCGTCGTGCTCTACGACGCCGACGCGGTCACCGCCGCCGCCTCGGTCCCCGACGACACCGGCCTGTACCCGGCGCAACTGTCGGTGTTCCTCGACCCGCACGACCCGGCCGTGGCCGCCCAGGCCGAACGCGACGGCATCGCCGCGGACTGGCTCGACGCCGCCCGCCGCTCCCCGGTGTACGCGCTCATCGCCCGCTACCGCGTCGCGCTGCCGCTGCACCCGGAATTCCGCACCCTGCCCATGGTCTGGTACATCCCGCCGCTGTCCCCGGTCGTCGACGCCGCCCACGCCGCCGGCCGCCACGGCGACAACCCCGACGACGTATTCGCCACCATCGACGAGCTGCGCATCCCCCTCGAGTACCTCGCCAGCCTGTTCACCGCCGGGGACACCGTCCCCGTCGCCCGCTCGCTGCGGGTGCTCACCGTGCTGCGCGAGCACATGCGGCGCACACAGTTCGGCGAGCCCGGCGACGACCGCGCCGCCGCCGCGGTCGGGCTCACCGCCACCGACCTCGACGACCTCTACCGCATCCTCGCCATCGCCAAATACGACGAACGCTACGTGATCCCGCGCGTGCACGCCGAAGACAGCGGCGGCCACCTCGCCCAGCACTGCCCCGTCGGCTACCCCGACACCACGCACCCGGACACCACCGGGCACAACGGCGCCGGCCAGTTCCGCGACACCGACGGCCGCCTGCGATTCAACCTGCTCGGCTGGAACGGCTCCACCCCCGCGACACCCCGAACACGCTCGTGCTGCACGCGATGCTGTCGATCCTGCTGA